The following coding sequences are from one Gemmatimonadota bacterium window:
- a CDS encoding dihydrodipicolinate synthase family protein, which produces MLKKDVEIALKKGQVIPAHPLALTAARKLDARRQQALSRYYIAAGAGGLAVGVHTTQFEIRDPKWDLYRPVLELAGDVMDAEAPADFIRVAGIVGNTRQAVAEAEVARDCGYEVGLVSLRAFANADVDAMVAHCRAVADVIPVMGFYLQPAVGGCVLPFDFWRRFAEIESVVGIKIAPFNRYQTLDVIRGVVAAGRVADIALYTGNDDNIVMDLLTSHRFWCDDACVDVRIVGGLLGHWAVWTKKAVEILRTCREVAQSDAVPGEMLTRAIEVTDCNAAFFDVAHDFHGCIAGVHEVLRRQGLLEGVWCLNPEEGLSPGQAEEIDRVYDAYPHLNDDDFVAAHLDAWLG; this is translated from the coding sequence ATGTTGAAAAAAGATGTTGAGATTGCATTGAAGAAGGGGCAGGTGATTCCCGCACATCCGCTGGCGCTGACCGCAGCGCGGAAGCTGGATGCCCGGCGTCAGCAGGCGTTGTCGCGCTATTATATTGCTGCTGGTGCGGGGGGATTGGCCGTGGGGGTGCATACGACGCAGTTTGAAATCCGCGATCCGAAATGGGATTTGTATCGGCCGGTTCTGGAACTGGCTGGGGATGTGATGGATGCCGAGGCACCGGCTGATTTTATCCGCGTGGCTGGCATTGTGGGCAATACGCGACAGGCGGTGGCAGAGGCAGAGGTCGCGCGCGATTGCGGCTATGAGGTCGGGTTGGTGAGTTTGCGTGCTTTTGCCAATGCAGATGTCGATGCGATGGTTGCACATTGCCGCGCTGTGGCCGATGTGATTCCGGTGATGGGGTTTTATCTGCAGCCGGCTGTGGGGGGATGTGTGTTGCCGTTTGATTTTTGGCGGCGTTTTGCAGAGATTGAGTCTGTGGTGGGTATTAAGATTGCGCCTTTTAATCGGTATCAGACGCTGGATGTGATTCGCGGGGTTGTGGCGGCGGGGCGGGTGGCGGATATTGCGCTTTATACGGGTAATGACGATAATATTGTGATGGATTTGCTGACGTCGCATCGGTTTTGGTGCGATGATGCGTGTGTGGATGTGCGTATTGTAGGTGGGCTTTTGGGGCATTGGGCGGTGTGGACAAAGAAGGCGGTGGAGATATTGAGGACGTGTCGCGAAGTTGCGCAATCGGATGCTGTGCCAGGGGAGATGCTGACGCGGGCGATTGAGGTGACGGATTGCAATGCGGCGTTTTTTGATGTGGCCCATGATTTTCACGGGTGTATTGCCGGCGTTCACGAGGTGTTGCGAAGGCAGGGGCTTTTGGAGGGTGTGTGGTGTTTGAATCCCGAGGAGGGTCTGTCGCCGGGACAAGCAGAGGAGATCGACCGCGTGTATGATGCTTATCCGCATTTGAATGACGACGATTTTGTGGCGGCGCATTTGGATGCGTGGTTGGGGTGA
- a CDS encoding sulfatase: MQPNILFAFADDWGRYASAYQRIEGPDSLNHLIDTPNFDRIAREGALFTNAFVPAPSCTPCRSSILSGQYFWQTGLGAILQGAIWDESIPTYPLELEKAGYHIGYTYKVWSPGKAVNAPYGAERTCYETAGNNYRRFSHWVTKNADELGVEGAKQALLNETRDNFNAFLHARPQNTPFCYWWGPTNTHRSWERGSGKALWDLEPDDLKGRLPGFLPDVHDIREDVADYLGECQAVDAGLGVLIQRLEEIGELDNTLIVVSGDHGIPGFPRGKCNLYDIGCEVTLAARWPNNIPAGRTVEDFVNLMDLAPTFLEAAGADIPNTMTGKSLLPVLKSDQSGLVDPDRTFVITGRERHVGTAREGQLPYPQRAIRTADFLYIHNFAPDRWPMGDPQGLDDLHAEAPSAEDLAGKTFIAYPDMDASPTKSYMILHRAEEDVQELFEIGFGKRPREELYDLRVDPHYMNNIADDPEYAPTRKELSTALMQTLREQSDPRLVESPCRFEHAPYAGPVENW, encoded by the coding sequence ATGCAACCCAACATCCTCTTTGCTTTTGCCGACGACTGGGGGCGTTACGCCAGCGCATATCAGCGCATAGAAGGCCCCGACTCACTCAACCACCTCATCGACACCCCCAACTTTGACCGCATAGCCCGCGAAGGCGCACTATTCACCAACGCCTTTGTACCAGCACCGAGTTGCACCCCCTGCCGAAGCTCTATCCTCTCTGGACAATACTTCTGGCAAACCGGCCTCGGTGCCATCTTACAAGGCGCGATATGGGACGAAAGCATCCCCACCTACCCCCTCGAACTCGAAAAAGCCGGATACCACATCGGCTACACCTACAAAGTCTGGTCCCCCGGAAAAGCCGTCAACGCCCCTTATGGCGCAGAGCGAACATGCTATGAAACCGCCGGCAACAACTACCGCAGATTCTCCCACTGGGTAACCAAAAACGCTGACGAACTGGGCGTTGAAGGCGCCAAACAAGCCCTGCTAAACGAAACCCGCGACAACTTCAACGCATTCCTCCACGCCCGTCCCCAAAACACACCCTTCTGCTACTGGTGGGGACCCACCAACACCCACCGCTCCTGGGAACGCGGCTCCGGCAAAGCCTTATGGGATCTGGAACCCGACGACCTCAAAGGCCGCTTACCCGGCTTCCTGCCCGATGTACACGACATCCGAGAAGACGTAGCCGACTACTTGGGCGAATGTCAGGCCGTTGACGCGGGCCTCGGCGTCTTGATCCAGCGCCTCGAAGAAATCGGCGAACTCGACAACACCCTCATCGTCGTCAGCGGCGACCACGGCATACCGGGCTTTCCCCGCGGCAAATGCAACCTCTACGACATCGGCTGCGAAGTCACCCTCGCCGCGCGCTGGCCCAACAACATCCCCGCGGGACGCACCGTTGAAGACTTTGTTAATCTCATGGACCTCGCCCCCACATTCCTCGAAGCCGCGGGCGCAGACATCCCCAATACCATGACCGGCAAAAGCCTGCTCCCCGTACTCAAAAGCGACCAGAGCGGCCTCGTTGATCCCGACCGCACCTTTGTCATCACCGGCCGAGAACGGCACGTTGGCACTGCAAGAGAAGGCCAGCTACCCTACCCGCAACGCGCCATCCGCACGGCCGACTTTCTCTACATCCACAACTTTGCACCCGACCGCTGGCCCATGGGCGATCCCCAGGGACTCGATGACCTCCATGCAGAAGCCCCTTCTGCCGAAGACCTGGCAGGGAAAACCTTCATCGCCTATCCCGACATGGACGCCAGCCCCACAAAATCCTATATGATCCTCCACCGCGCAGAAGAAGACGTACAGGAACTATTCGAAATCGGCTTTGGCAAACGTCCGCGTGAAGAACTCTACGACCTGCGCGTGGACCCGCACTACATGAACAACATCGCCGACGACCCCGAATACGCCCCCACTCGCAAAGAACTCTCTACCGCACTCATGCAAACCCTGCGCGAACAAAGCGACCCGCGCCTCGTCGAATCGCCCTGTCGATTCGAACACGCGCCTTATGCTGGACCCGTCGAAAACTGGTAA
- a CDS encoding aldehyde dehydrogenase family protein: protein MHIGGQWVDKAEKIDVINPFDNSVVDTVPKGDAADAEVAIATAVRGARAMAALTAYERYEILHRAVNLMRERVEDLGRTITLEEGKVLAEGIGEAGRAIETMTLSAEEAKRLYGETIPLDGGSGVRDQFGFTLRVPCGVVLAITPFNFPLNLVCHKVGPALAAGNAVIVKPATDTPLSALKLVEILVEAGVPAEAVQCITGPGNELGQALCSDGRVRKISFTGSRDVGEEICNMAGLKKVTMELGSNAPLIVMPDADLDQVAAATATTGFANAGQVCISAQRVIVNDAVYGDFIDALTPKVEALATGNPVDDGVMMGPMVRERDAVRVQAWIQDAVGAGARLVTGGERDGAIYQPTILADVDPSMKISCDELFGPAVGITRFDDIDAAIAMANDTNYGLSAALFTENIHWAMRFAREVHSGNIHVNWGTQWRADLMPYGGLKDSGMGKEGPKYAVEEMTETKMVVFH, encoded by the coding sequence ATGCATATTGGTGGTCAATGGGTGGATAAGGCTGAGAAGATCGATGTGATCAATCCATTTGATAATTCGGTGGTGGATACGGTGCCAAAAGGCGATGCAGCAGATGCGGAGGTGGCGATTGCGACGGCTGTGCGCGGTGCCAGAGCGATGGCGGCTTTGACGGCTTATGAGCGGTATGAGATTTTGCATCGGGCTGTGAATTTGATGCGGGAACGGGTCGAGGATTTAGGGCGTACGATTACGCTGGAAGAGGGCAAGGTTCTGGCGGAGGGTATCGGCGAGGCCGGGCGTGCGATTGAGACGATGACGCTGTCTGCAGAGGAAGCCAAGCGGTTGTACGGCGAGACCATTCCGCTGGATGGCGGTTCGGGCGTGCGCGATCAGTTTGGTTTTACGCTGCGCGTGCCGTGTGGGGTGGTGCTGGCGATTACGCCGTTTAATTTTCCCCTGAATCTGGTGTGTCACAAGGTGGGTCCTGCACTCGCTGCGGGCAATGCGGTGATTGTGAAGCCGGCGACAGATACGCCGCTTTCGGCGCTGAAGCTGGTGGAGATTCTGGTGGAGGCCGGTGTGCCTGCCGAGGCAGTGCAGTGTATTACGGGTCCGGGGAATGAATTGGGCCAGGCACTGTGTTCTGATGGCCGTGTGCGCAAGATCAGTTTTACGGGTAGCCGCGATGTGGGTGAGGAGATTTGCAATATGGCGGGGTTGAAGAAGGTGACGATGGAACTCGGGTCCAACGCGCCTTTGATCGTGATGCCGGATGCGGATCTGGATCAGGTGGCTGCTGCGACCGCGACGACGGGTTTTGCCAATGCCGGGCAGGTGTGCATTTCAGCGCAGCGGGTGATTGTCAATGACGCGGTTTACGGCGATTTTATCGATGCGTTGACGCCAAAGGTCGAGGCGCTGGCGACGGGCAATCCCGTTGATGATGGCGTGATGATGGGTCCGATGGTACGGGAACGCGATGCCGTGCGCGTGCAGGCGTGGATTCAGGATGCGGTGGGTGCTGGCGCGCGTCTGGTGACGGGCGGCGAGCGCGATGGTGCGATTTATCAGCCGACGATTCTGGCCGATGTGGATCCGAGTATGAAAATTTCGTGCGATGAGTTGTTTGGTCCCGCGGTGGGTATTACGCGGTTTGACGATATCGACGCTGCGATTGCGATGGCCAATGATACGAATTACGGTTTGAGTGCGGCACTATTTACAGAGAATATCCACTGGGCGATGCGGTTTGCACGAGAGGTCCATTCGGGTAATATCCACGTCAATTGGGGCACGCAGTGGCGCGCGGATTTGATGCCTTACGGCGGGCTGAAGGATAGCGGGATGGGCAAGGAGGGTCCAAAGTACGCGGTGGAGGAGATGACGGAGACGAAGATGGTGGTGTTTCATTAA